From the genome of Candidatus Binatus sp.:
CAAGCTTGCGATATTCCACGATTGCTCCTTTCGGCGTGCGGCTTCGGCATCCCGCCAGCGACGGCCGCCTGCGACTATTCAATTCCGTAGCGCCGACGCTTGCGCCACAGCGTCGTGACGTTGATGCCGAGCGTGTCGGCGGCTTCTTCGAGCGTAGCACTGGCGCCGAGCACGCGCGCGATGTGCTCGCGCTCGACCTCATCGAGGCTGGCAGCATTGGGGATGCCGCGGAGCGCCTCGGTCGAATCGTGAAACAGCGAATCGGGCAGGTCATCGGGCGCGATCGTGTCGCCGTGCATCAGGACGGTGCCGCGTTCGATCGCGTTGCGAAGTTCGCGCACATTTCCGGGCCATCGATAGCGCGTGAGCGCCGCGGTCGCTCCGGGTGAAAATGCCAGGCCGGGATGCGAATTGCGCACGGCGGCGACGTTCAGCAGCCACTGCGCGAGCGGCAGAATATCCTCGCGCCGTTCGCGCAACGGAGGCACGCGAAGCGTGATGACGTTGAGGCGGTAATAGAGATCCTCGCGAAAGTGATGCGCGGCGACTTCGGACTCGAGGTCGCGATTGGACGCCGCGATTATTCGCGCATCGACGTGAATCGTGCGTTCGCCGCCGACGCGCTCGAAGTTCTGATCCTGCAGGAAGCGCAGGAACTTGGTCTGCAGGGTCGCCGTCAAGTCGGCAATCTCGTCGAGGAAAACCGTCCCGCCGTTGGCCGCCTCGAGCCGCCCGGGCTTGTCCTTGATCGCGCCGGTGAACGCGCCGCGGACGTGCCCGAACAACTCACTCTCCAGAAGTTCTTCCGAGAGCGTGGTGCAATTGACGACGACGAACGGCTTGCCCTGGCGCGGGCTCCATCGATGGATCTGCCGCGCGATAACGTTCTTGCCGGTGCCGCTCTCGCCGGTGAGCAGAATCGTCGCGTCGCTGGCGGCGGCCTGGCGGGCTGTTTCGAGCAGGCGTTGCATCGCGGGGCTGTGCGAGTCGAGCAGCGGCTGCTCGTCGATGGCGCTGCGCAGTGCGCGATTTTCCGCTTGAAGGACCCTGACCTGCAGCGCGCGATCGACGGTGTGCTGAATCTGTTCGAGCGAAAACGGCTTGGTGACATAGTCGTACGCGCCGGACTTCATCGCCTCGACCGCATTTTCAACCGTCGCATAAGCGGTCATCAGAATTACCAGGCACTCGGGTGCGCGCCGCTTGATCTCGCGGAGCAGTTCCAGCCCGCTCATCTCGGCCATTCGGTAGTCGGTCAGAACCAGGTCGCACTGCGTCTCGGCGAGGATGGCCACGGCCTGCGTGCCGTTCTCGGCCGCGCGAACCTCGTGGCCAAGCGACTCGAAAAACGAAACGAGACTTCGCCGGATATTGCGCTCGTCATCGACAATGAGCAGTTTGGCCATCAGATCCCCTGTGCGGCGGGAATTTCGACGATGAATCGCGAGCCGTGAGAGTTGGCGCTCTCGACGAAAATCCTGCCGCCATGGGCCTCGACAATTTCCTTGACGATCGACAGACCCAGCCCGGCCGATCCCTTTTCGAGCCCGTCGGAACCGTACTGCACGAAACGCTCGAAAATATAGTTTTTCAGCTCGGGCGGAATTCCGGGCCCCGAGTCGGTGACTTCCAGCCGCGTGGCCTGCTTGGCGTCGAGCGTCGACACTTTGATAGTTCCTCCGGCCGGGGTGTAGCGCAGCGCGTTGCCGAGCAAGTTTGAAATCACCCACGAAAGCTTGACCGGGTCGCCGATAATCTCGGGCACCGATTCGATGTGCTCCTCGATCTCGACGTGCTTCTCGCGCGCCTGGATTGCGAAGCGCCTGGTCACGTCTGCCGTCAGCCGGGCAAGATCGAGACGCTTTTGCGCAACGGCGATCGCCGGTATCTCGCCGCGCGCGAGATTGAGCAGGTTGTCGGTAAGCTGACGCATCCGCGAGCATTCTTCGAGGATTACCTGCAGCAGTTCGCTGCTCTTCGGATTTGTACCCGGCATATCGCGGCTCAGCAGCTCCGCCGACAGCGCCAGCGAGGTGAGCGGGGTCCTAAGTTCGTGCGACAGGGTGGCGACCAGGTTGGTGCGGGCGCGATCCTGATCGCGGAGGTACGTCACGTCCTGCAGAATCAGCAGCGTCCCAAGCGACTTGCCGACCGTATGATGAAGCGGGACGGACTTCAGCACGTAGGAATGCTCGCGGCCGCGAACGTGAAGATCGATTTCAGTGCGCTGGCCCTCCGGCCCGGCCCTCTGCAGTGTGCGCAGCGCATCGCGAACGCGCAGGTAATGAGGATGGTTGCTGCTGAGATCGTCGAACGGGCTGCCGAGTGCGTCCTGAAGATCGACGCCGAGGATCAGCGACGCGATCTCATTTATGTGCGCAACGATTCCTTCCGTGTCGATTAGCACGACCCCGTCTTCGAGGCTTTCGATGATCGCTTCGGTCTTGCTCTTTTCGTAAACCAGCCGCTCGACGTTGAGCTTGTCGTACTGCTCGAGTCGCTCCGCCATCTGGTTGAATTCGCGCGCGACCGCTTCGAGCTCGGCCAGCGGCTGGGGGCCAAGCCGCACCTGCGACTTGCGCTGACTGATTCCGCGCAGCCGCTCGGCGAGTTCCGTCAGCGGCTTTGACAGCCGCCATCCGAGAGCCCACGAGATCGCGGCGCCCACCAGCAGCACCAGCGCAAGCCCGCCGGCGAATTCGTACGCCAGCCGCCGGCCCAGCTTTACCGAGCGGCTGTCCGCGCGGAACATGGCGGCCTTGTTCATCGCGATCAGATCGTCGAGGCGGCCGCTCAATTCGGCAAATTCGCGATCGTGAAACGTGCCGGGCGGCGCGGCGGCGATGCCGGCGAACAAATGGTTGCCGCGCCGGGCGATATCGGCAGCGAGTTCCGGCTCGCCAACTTCAGTAAAGTCGTGATTCTCGACGTCGATCCACTGCAGAAAATTTTGCCGCGCCCCGGGCAGAACGTCCTTGGCGCGGCCGTCGTGCTCGGCGACCTGAAGCGTCGTGAGCGCGGCGTGCATGTTCTGTGCGGCCTCGATGCTGATGTAGTTGCGATAGAGGGTCTCGCGGATTGCGCCGCCAAGCGAATAGACCCGCGGCAGCGTGTACAGTCCCAGCACAACGACCAATGCCAGCAGCAGCAAGGTACCGTTGCGAATTTGGCGTTGCAGCGACGGCGCGCTCATCGCGATTCCTCCCGTTCGTCGGTCGCGACGATTTCCACGTCTAGGTCCCGTGCGTCCGCAGCCAGCCGCGCCGGCACGTCGCCCTTGAGCCACCGCCGCCATCGCGGCTGATGAGTCCGGCCGACGATTAGCTTCGTCACCCCCTTGTCGTGCGCGAAGTCGATCAACGCCTTGACCACATCGTCCGACTTCAGCCACACGGTTTCGGCGCCAAGGTCGCTGGCGACATTGATGTTGTTGAGCAGCGCGACGAAATCGCTGGTGCCGATATTTTTCACCGACTCGGCGGGCGTCTCGATGTGCACGGCGAACCATTCGGCGTTGAGCTGTCCGGCGATGCGCGAAGCCTTGCGCAGCAGCTGTCCGGTGTCGGCGGCGTTGGACGAGATTCCAACCATGATTCGCTCGATCACGTTCGCGTGGCGGCCTCCCTCGCGCTTGAGCGACTCGCGGTCGAGGCGCTGGCGGTCCAGGCTGCGCGCGACCTCGCGCAGCGCCAGTTCACGGAGCGAGGCAAGATTGCTCGGCTTGAAAAAATTCTTCAGCGCCTGTTCGATCTGCGCTTGCGGGTAAATCTTCCCCTCGCGCAGTCGTTCGCGCAGCGCTTCCACCGGCACATCGATGTTAACGATTTGATCGGCCCGCGCCAGCATCGAATCGGGCACCGTCTCGCGCACGTCGATGCCGGTGATGCGCCGCATCAGCGCGTTGAGACTTTCGACGTGCTGGATGTTCATCGCGGTAATCACGTCGATGCCGGTAGCGACGATCTGCTCGACGTCCTGGTAGCGCTTTTCGTGGCGCGAGCCGGGGGCGTTGGTATGCGCAAGCTCATCTACGATTACAACCTCGGGCTTGCGCGCGATGATCGCATCGACGTCCATCTCTTCGAGCGTAACTTCGCGGTACGAAATCTTGCGGCGCGCGACCACCTCGAGGTTGCCAATCCGCTCTTCCGTCTCGCGGCGGTGATGCGTTTCAATGAAGCCAAGCACGACATCCACTCCCCGATCGCGGAGCTGATGCGCCTCCTCGAGCATCCTGTATGTTTTGCCTACACCCGCGGCGGCGCCGATATATACTTTGAGCCGTCCCCGTTGAGTTTGGGGCACAAGATCGAGAAAGGCCTCGGGCTCAGGCCGTTTTTCATCGTCCATTCAAGTCCCGGGAGTTGTTCCGCCACGACTTCCCGCGGCGCGATCGAGGGCCAGGTTCAGCAGCAGCACGTTTACGCCGGGCTCGCCGAAGATTCCCGCAAATCGCGGCCGCGTGTTCTCGGCAACCAACTGCCGCACGTGATCTTCGCTTATGCCGCGCGCGTGGGCAACCCGTGCCACCTGGAGGCCGGCGGCGGCCGGACTTATCTCGGGATCGAGGCCGCTGCCTGAAGCCGTCACAATGTCCACTGGAACCTGGCGCGGATTGCTGGCGGGATTGCTCTCGATGAAGTTCTTCAGCCGCAACTTGACCGCGTCGATCAGCGCCTTGTTGGTGGGCCCGAGATTCGAGCCGCTCGAGTTGGCGGCGTCGTAGCCCTTGTCACCCGCGGCGGAAGGCCGGCTCTGAAAATAGCGCGCCGACGAAAAATTCTGCCCGATGAGGCTGGAGCCGACAACCTGGTTGCCCGCAACGACCAGGCTACCGCCCGCCTGGGTCGGAAAAATCGTCTGCGCAATGCCCCATACCGCCAGAGGATAGACGATGCCGGTGAGCACGGTGAGCAGGGCGGTTACGGCGAGTGCGGTTATGAAGTTTCGCACGGATTTGACCTCAGGCGAGATGGAGCGCCGTGATTACGATGTCGATGGCCTTGATGCCGATGAACGGAATAATCACGCCGCCGCCGCCGTAGATGAAAAGATTGCGGGTTAGAATCGCGGCCGCGCCCACCGGACGGTAGCGCACGCCGCGCAGCGCCAGCGGTATCAACGCGATTATGATCAGCGCGTTGAAAATTACCGCCGACAGAATCGCGCTCTGCGGCGTCGCCAGATGCATCACGTTGAGCCGCTGCAGCTCCGGATATTCCACGATGAACAGCGCCGGAATGATCGCGAAGTACTTGGCGACGTCGTTGGCAATCGAAAACGTCGTCAAGGAGCCGCGCGTCATCAGCAGTTGCTTGCCGATCTCGACGACTTCCATCACCTTGGTCGGATTCGAGTCGAGGTCGATCATGTTGCCGGCCTCGCGCGCGGCCTGGGTGCCCGCGTTCATCGCGATCCCGACGTCGGCCTGCGCGAGCGCGGGCGCGTCGTTGGTGCCGTCGCCGATCATGGCCACCAATTTGCCCTGGTTCTGCTCCTCGCGAATCAGCCGCAGCTTGGTTTCGGGAGTGGCCTCGGCCAGGAAGTCGTCCACCCCCGATTCCTTGGCAATCGCCGCCGCGGTCAGCGGGTTGTCGCCGGTAATCATGACGGTGCGCAAGCCCATCGCACGCAGCCGCTCGAAGCGCTCGCGGATTCCTTCCTTGACCATGTCTTTGAGATGAATCACGCCAAGCGCCTTCGACGCGTCCGCGACGACCAACGGAGTCCCACCGCTGCGCGCGATCCGCTCGACGATTGCCTTCAAGTCCGGCGGCGGCGTGCCGCGATTATCCTGGACGAAATGTACGATCTGTTCGGCAGCGCCCTTGCGGATTCGCCGCCCGCCGATGTCGACGCCGCTCATCCTGGTCTGCGCGGAAAACGGTATGAAGGTGGCGCCGACCTCGCCGAGTTCACGGCCGCGCAAGTTGTATTCGCGCTTGGCCAGCACGACGATCGAGCGTCCTTCGGGGGTCTCGTCGGCAAGCGACGCGAGTTGCGCGGCCTCGGCGAGTTCGCGCGTTTCCACGCCCTGCACCGGGATGAACTCCGCCGCCATCCTGTTTCCGAGCGTGATGGTTCCGGTCTTGTCGAGCAGCAGAGTATCGACGTCGCCGGCGGCTTCAACCGAGCGGCCCGACATCGCCAGAACGTTGTGCTGCACCAGCCGATCCATCCCCGCGATTCCGATCGCCGAGAGCAATCCGCCGATGGTCGTCGGAATCAGGCATACCAGCAGCGCCACCAGCACCGGCAGCGCCAGCCGCGTGCCGCCATACAGCCCGAACGGGTACAGCGTAACAATGACGAGCAGGAAAACGATCGTGAGGCCGGACAGCAGTATGCTGAGTGCAATTTCGTTGGGCGTCTTCTGACGCTGCGCACCCTCGACCAGCGCGATCATGCGGTCCAGGAAGGTCTCGCCCGGGTTGGCGGTGATCTTCACCTTGATCCAGTCGGAGATCACGGTGGTCCCGCCCGTTACGCCGCTGCGATCGCCGCCGCTTTCGCGAATCACGGGCGCGGATTCGCCGGTGATGGCGGCCTCGTTAACCGCGGCGATGCCCTCGATAACTTCGCCGTCGCCCGGAATGACGTCGCCGGCGGCGACCATTACGATGTCGCCGCGCCGGAGCTGCGCGGCCGGCACGAGTTTCGTCTGGCCGCCTTCGATGACCAATTTGGCCTGGGTTTCGGTCCGAGTCTTGCGCAGGTTATCGGCCTGCGCCTTGCCGCGGCCTTCCGCCATTGCCTCGGCGAAATTTGCGAACAGCACGGTGAACCACAGCCAGAGCGCGATTTGAAATTCGAACCCGGCCAGCGCCATCCGATGAGCCAGCGTGTCGCCAGCCAGCGTGAACATCACCAGCACGCTGGTGACCTCGACCACGAACATCACCGGATTCCTGATCATCAGGCGCGGGTCGAGCTTGACGAACGATTCGATCGCCGCGCGCGAGACGATTTCGCGATTCCAAAGTGCGGGAGCCTTGCGATCACTCATGGTTGAAACACCGGACCTAGAAGAGTTTCCCGGACGTCATCAGCAGTTGCTCAACGATCGGTCCGAGCGCGACGGCGCAGAAGAACGTCAACGCGCCGACGATCACGATTACCCCAATCAGCAGGAACACGAACGGCACGCCGTCGGTCGGGAAAGTGCCGGCGCTGGCGGCGGTGGATTTCTTGGCCGCGACCGAGCCCGCGATCGCAAGCGCCGGGATCGCCATCATGAACCTGCCGAGCAGCATCACGATCGCGATTGACACGTTGTAGAAGGGCACGTTCGCGTTGAGCCCGCCGAATGCGGAGCCGTTGTTCGCGCCCGCTTCCGTGTACGCGTACAGGATTTGCGAGAAGCCGTGAGGCCCCGGATTGGAAATCCCCGATAGGCCCGCGGGCAAGACGGTTGCGAGCGCAGTCGGTATCAGAATGACGGCGGGAAAGATGAGCACGTAGAGCATCGCGAGCTTCATTTCCCGCGCTTCGATTTTCTTGCCCAGGTACTCGGGCGTCCGCCCCACCATCAGGCCCGCGATGAACACCGCCAGCACGGCCATCACGATGATTCCGTAAAGTCCCGAGCCGACGCCGCCGAAGATCACCTCGCCAAGCTGCATGTTGACCATCGGCACCAGCCCGCCCAGCGGCGTGTAGCTGTCGTGCATCGAGTTGACCGCGCCGCACGAGGTGTCGGTGGTCACGGTCGCCCACAGCGCGGACTCGACGATTCCG
Proteins encoded in this window:
- a CDS encoding sigma-54 dependent transcriptional regulator produces the protein MAKLLIVDDERNIRRSLVSFFESLGHEVRAAENGTQAVAILAETQCDLVLTDYRMAEMSGLELLREIKRRAPECLVILMTAYATVENAVEAMKSGAYDYVTKPFSLEQIQHTVDRALQVRVLQAENRALRSAIDEQPLLDSHSPAMQRLLETARQAAASDATILLTGESGTGKNVIARQIHRWSPRQGKPFVVVNCTTLSEELLESELFGHVRGAFTGAIKDKPGRLEAANGGTVFLDEIADLTATLQTKFLRFLQDQNFERVGGERTIHVDARIIAASNRDLESEVAAHHFREDLYYRLNVITLRVPPLRERREDILPLAQWLLNVAAVRNSHPGLAFSPGATAALTRYRWPGNVRELRNAIERGTVLMHGDTIAPDDLPDSLFHDSTEALRGIPNAASLDEVEREHIARVLGASATLEEAADTLGINVTTLWRKRRRYGIE
- a CDS encoding sensor histidine kinase, producing MSAPSLQRQIRNGTLLLLALVVVLGLYTLPRVYSLGGAIRETLYRNYISIEAAQNMHAALTTLQVAEHDGRAKDVLPGARQNFLQWIDVENHDFTEVGEPELAADIARRGNHLFAGIAAAPPGTFHDREFAELSGRLDDLIAMNKAAMFRADSRSVKLGRRLAYEFAGGLALVLLVGAAISWALGWRLSKPLTELAERLRGISQRKSQVRLGPQPLAELEAVAREFNQMAERLEQYDKLNVERLVYEKSKTEAIIESLEDGVVLIDTEGIVAHINEIASLILGVDLQDALGSPFDDLSSNHPHYLRVRDALRTLQRAGPEGQRTEIDLHVRGREHSYVLKSVPLHHTVGKSLGTLLILQDVTYLRDQDRARTNLVATLSHELRTPLTSLALSAELLSRDMPGTNPKSSELLQVILEECSRMRQLTDNLLNLARGEIPAIAVAQKRLDLARLTADVTRRFAIQAREKHVEIEEHIESVPEIIGDPVKLSWVISNLLGNALRYTPAGGTIKVSTLDAKQATRLEVTDSGPGIPPELKNYIFERFVQYGSDGLEKGSAGLGLSIVKEIVEAHGGRIFVESANSHGSRFIVEIPAAQGI
- a CDS encoding sensor histidine kinase KdpD, coding for MDDEKRPEPEAFLDLVPQTQRGRLKVYIGAAAGVGKTYRMLEEAHQLRDRGVDVVLGFIETHHRRETEERIGNLEVVARRKISYREVTLEEMDVDAIIARKPEVVIVDELAHTNAPGSRHEKRYQDVEQIVATGIDVITAMNIQHVESLNALMRRITGIDVRETVPDSMLARADQIVNIDVPVEALRERLREGKIYPQAQIEQALKNFFKPSNLASLRELALREVARSLDRQRLDRESLKREGGRHANVIERIMVGISSNAADTGQLLRKASRIAGQLNAEWFAVHIETPAESVKNIGTSDFVALLNNINVASDLGAETVWLKSDDVVKALIDFAHDKGVTKLIVGRTHQPRWRRWLKGDVPARLAADARDLDVEIVATDEREESR
- the kdpC gene encoding potassium-transporting ATPase subunit KdpC, yielding MRNFITALAVTALLTVLTGIVYPLAVWGIAQTIFPTQAGGSLVVAGNQVVGSSLIGQNFSSARYFQSRPSAAGDKGYDAANSSGSNLGPTNKALIDAVKLRLKNFIESNPASNPRQVPVDIVTASGSGLDPEISPAAAGLQVARVAHARGISEDHVRQLVAENTRPRFAGIFGEPGVNVLLLNLALDRAAGSRGGTTPGT
- the kdpB gene encoding potassium-transporting ATPase subunit KdpB, which gives rise to MSDRKAPALWNREIVSRAAIESFVKLDPRLMIRNPVMFVVEVTSVLVMFTLAGDTLAHRMALAGFEFQIALWLWFTVLFANFAEAMAEGRGKAQADNLRKTRTETQAKLVIEGGQTKLVPAAQLRRGDIVMVAAGDVIPGDGEVIEGIAAVNEAAITGESAPVIRESGGDRSGVTGGTTVISDWIKVKITANPGETFLDRMIALVEGAQRQKTPNEIALSILLSGLTIVFLLVIVTLYPFGLYGGTRLALPVLVALLVCLIPTTIGGLLSAIGIAGMDRLVQHNVLAMSGRSVEAAGDVDTLLLDKTGTITLGNRMAAEFIPVQGVETRELAEAAQLASLADETPEGRSIVVLAKREYNLRGRELGEVGATFIPFSAQTRMSGVDIGGRRIRKGAAEQIVHFVQDNRGTPPPDLKAIVERIARSGGTPLVVADASKALGVIHLKDMVKEGIRERFERLRAMGLRTVMITGDNPLTAAAIAKESGVDDFLAEATPETKLRLIREEQNQGKLVAMIGDGTNDAPALAQADVGIAMNAGTQAAREAGNMIDLDSNPTKVMEVVEIGKQLLMTRGSLTTFSIANDVAKYFAIIPALFIVEYPELQRLNVMHLATPQSAILSAVIFNALIIIALIPLALRGVRYRPVGAAAILTRNLFIYGGGGVIIPFIGIKAIDIVITALHLA